A portion of the Pleuronectes platessa chromosome 15, fPlePla1.1, whole genome shotgun sequence genome contains these proteins:
- the scn4bb gene encoding sodium channel, voltage-gated, type IV, beta b isoform X2, producing MFVGKIPFLEAVNGSTVLLPCTYASCIGIENLYFNWQYNENGTMQKVCESLIESEESVPHVTIYRERVEFVGKNHHNNVSILLWNITFDDAGQYTCFGRNPKEKGRNHSAIFHLIVVDEVRVVDKTLTIIIASAVGGAIGFLMAFMLLKNLTIFILSKLEEKNKECLVTSSGIDNTDNGLSGSKADSKPTPKKK from the exons ATGTTCGTAGGGAAGATTCCCTTCCTTGAGGCCGTGAATGGCAGCACAGTCCTTTTGCCGTGCACTTACGCCAGTTGTATCGGCATCGAGAATCTCTACTTCAACTGGCAGTACAACGAAAACGGCACCATGCAAAAG GTGTGCGAATCACTGATAGAGTCAGAGGAGTCGGTGCCACATGTCACCATATACAGAGAACGAGTGGAGTTTGTGGGGAAGAACCATCACAACAACGTCTCCATCTTGCTGTGGAACATCACCTTCGATGACGCAGGACAGTACACCTGCTTTGGACGCAATCCAAAAGAGAAGGGCAGGAACCACAGTGCCATCTTCCACCTCATTGTGGTGGATGAGG tgAGGGTGGTGGATAAGACACTGACCATCATCATCGCCTCAGCTGTGGGCGGAGCCATTGGGTTTCTGATGGCCTTCATGTTGCTCAAGAACTTGACTATTTTTATTCTTTCCAAGCTTGAGGAGAAAAA TAAGGAGTGCCTTGTAACTTCATCAGGGATCGACAACACAGATAATGGCCTCTCAGGATCCAAGGCTGACTCAAAACcaacaccaaaaaagaaatga
- the scn4bb gene encoding sodium channel, voltage-gated, type IV, beta b isoform X1, with protein sequence MEVLSVGVDPTRLGPSYAATGLIFSLLLGVWSAQALEMFVGKIPFLEAVNGSTVLLPCTYASCIGIENLYFNWQYNENGTMQKVCESLIESEESVPHVTIYRERVEFVGKNHHNNVSILLWNITFDDAGQYTCFGRNPKEKGRNHSAIFHLIVVDEVRVVDKTLTIIIASAVGGAIGFLMAFMLLKNLTIFILSKLEEKNKECLVTSSGIDNTDNGLSGSKADSKPTPKKK encoded by the exons ATGGAGGTGCTGAGTGTTGGGGTCGACCCCACGAGGTTGGGCCCTTCATACGCAGCCACCGGCCTGATCTTCTCTTTGCTGCTTG GTGTTTGGTCTGCTCAGGCCCTGGAGATGTTCGTAGGGAAGATTCCCTTCCTTGAGGCCGTGAATGGCAGCACAGTCCTTTTGCCGTGCACTTACGCCAGTTGTATCGGCATCGAGAATCTCTACTTCAACTGGCAGTACAACGAAAACGGCACCATGCAAAAG GTGTGCGAATCACTGATAGAGTCAGAGGAGTCGGTGCCACATGTCACCATATACAGAGAACGAGTGGAGTTTGTGGGGAAGAACCATCACAACAACGTCTCCATCTTGCTGTGGAACATCACCTTCGATGACGCAGGACAGTACACCTGCTTTGGACGCAATCCAAAAGAGAAGGGCAGGAACCACAGTGCCATCTTCCACCTCATTGTGGTGGATGAGG tgAGGGTGGTGGATAAGACACTGACCATCATCATCGCCTCAGCTGTGGGCGGAGCCATTGGGTTTCTGATGGCCTTCATGTTGCTCAAGAACTTGACTATTTTTATTCTTTCCAAGCTTGAGGAGAAAAA TAAGGAGTGCCTTGTAACTTCATCAGGGATCGACAACACAGATAATGGCCTCTCAGGATCCAAGGCTGACTCAAAACcaacaccaaaaaagaaatga